A single window of Microplitis demolitor isolate Queensland-Clemson2020A chromosome 7, iyMicDemo2.1a, whole genome shotgun sequence DNA harbors:
- the LOC103571075 gene encoding probable ubiquitin carboxyl-terminal hydrolase FAF-X: MTIATRGQGVGIDPPESQQTTQVVQVAQVEQEDALNRRMTNTEMELEDATRRLARKMTLFKSQQQPLENSNSELNLTENVVQTESTTNETATSTDENNQLRVEPDFPHAKLAMLDEKITSSRWVVPVLPDQELECLLEASIDLCKKGLDVHSEACQRFFREGCTISFTKILTDDAVNSWKPHIHNCINANCERLIELCVLKLDQDWFPLLDLLAMVFNPNNKFHTFNAARISESVPPGSSNIPDEELYARPPPDPRNPRGWLVDLINRFGNLGGFDILLSRFQSGRNLTIPVIYALLRPFGLCYELLTVHTIIKYLMPITDIVPVILDELTDEELKKEAKNESKNDAISAIIKAMKNLVSRVPHQEVMIRNLEVLRLKMILRLLQISSFNGKMNALNEVNKVITSVSYYPHRNPTLEDEEWLTAERMAKWIKDNDVLEIVLRDSLHQPQYVEKLEKILRFIIKERTLTLEDLDAVWAAQAGKHEAIVKNIHDLLAKLAWDFSPEQLDHLFECFQTSWKTANKKQREKLLELIRRLAEDDKDGVMAHKVLTLFWNLAHSDEVPTEIMDQALNAHVKILDYSCSQDRDAQKTVWLDKCVEELKSGDKWALPALKQIREICTLYEPNPNMGSNQRSHHVYYRQEVIDRLQNQHSVVILVTNSLTNYMDKVRQLVKDNPDIDAMTFMPDGRYNHIIQVQERLNFLRFLLKDGQLWLCAEQAKQIWQCLAEQAVFVSDREACFKWFSKLMGEEPDLDPAINKDFFENNILQLDPTLLTESGIKCYERFFKAVNSKEGRLKTKRRTYLMDDVDLIGSDYLWRVVTNSPEEIACRGIELLKEVNTNLGPKLQSTVLSFHETFIAECMDRLKAHYDTVSILTGDCADDKNKTKDEKEYNKITMEALKMCRVMRVLQEYINECDTAFPVERKILPLHRAARGKHLSLIIRFISPGRNIDDIDVYTHSNDTLASLRRQILRRIKANGTNVKLDLYINGESLDQADDRKLLSQIPLRDKMLLSAKLSQMHSNIPSSPDSSSDSSTSSPHHPYDGPNLEAENSLPGVVMSQRPHYVTFFFQLADLGCTLKHSQLRDAARNLLQLVPPDTLTVARLQWLFGHYKEEEGTVNQHCNEQNTSVDTLFFAASPNQVLYNLEVLYTLLMPALDPTSEKAFEFQYNFIKSGEAGVILDMLTKNKFLPNADETTKRSAYLTVLKLCKLLLTVVGNVVAFVLDDMQQSDNHDTHYHNNRGFIVILKQALQNVPNQNTEYMLRSVATKLTQHLVNQMPPGGTESDRCCQMFMQAVNFELPDMATIRAIIKIAWAASTGNLNNVDASTEVLHTMHEANQREPRPIEATDILVCKEALEVLTIALVLNPTALTNLTRDKMWHTFLTDLVLVSTSRIVRMAAAEQFLLISTYCSNNQSFQLNLMILFSVLNSTVTENARQSQEYFQLLCRLLNYAHISSCPLPSAEALLNIEIAWLKKVRDNVIETGETQVEDALLEGHLSFTKELLAFLPSSKKYELGSDEKRGGTLIKELVNDFIFPASRLMLQLRSTGELSSPQASPVCTTPQSTSAAFDLLVGLCVGCVPNMKLLVTMLTDMFYSERDEPLEEWDYLPPVGPRPLKGFVGLKNAGATCYMNSVLQQLYMVESIRVGLLTAEGAATDLNEDFSGEERVDGEQTIEASDNDTNEEKCGVDESRKEYNIGILKQVQAIFGHLAYSKLQYYIPRGLWKHFKLQGEPVNLREQQDAVEFFMSLVESLDEALKALGHEQIMGKILGGSYSDQKICKGCPHRYSKEEPFSVISVDIRNHSNLLDSLEQYVKGELLEGADAYHCDKCNKKVVTVKRLCVKKLPPVLAIQLKRFEYDFERVCAIKFNDYFEFPRDLDMEPYTVSGLAKLEGEVIDCDYEEINKGTCTKYQLTGIVVHSGQASGGHYYSYILHRQNDGTAKWYKFDDGDVIECKMEEEEEMKTQCFGGDYMGEVFDQMLKRMNFRRQKRWWNAYMLFYTRLDVEENSLMKSFNELSLYTKLGVMEMPPAIEHSVRKQNIKFMHNRNQFSAEYFQFIRKLVSCNAPHTLNRQNLNDKIPAEAEELSMLSVQLASRFLFYTGFHTKKTLRGTATDWYDILSHHLRCSKTVRSWFAHNVLFNHPHRFCEYLLSCQTTEVRTAFMKILVFLAHYSLHDGPCVPPSLNAPSILLDPTATLSDHLLHAVLSLLHREISDHGRHLPHYFSLFHSYANLGLEEKAQLLKLNVPVTFMLVAIDEGPGPTIKYQYPELTKLHQVVSMLIRCCDISSRCQSSMAPSGVPVLPNPYGDPTCQPDYLMPIQPQAVDILFIRTSYMKKLIEDANVTEDTLKLLQYCCWENPHLSRTVLSELLWQIGFAYTHELRHHMDLLLSMLLMEDSWQTHRIHNALKGVPDEREGLFETIIKSKNHYQKRAYQCIKCMVQLFSKCRPAHQLLYHSPELKRKWNHAIDWLQDELEKRPYTSAPPYTHAYNNWSPPTQSNESTNGYFLERSNSAKKTLERAFELCPEEEPEVEEVNEEYYKRGSNSQQWGPGSERYAGQPDVTGTQQMQEESEQQQQQQQQQQQQPQEKQQPTPSPVHIPHVSQVPNSQNPESPQNNSQDP; the protein is encoded by the exons GGCTCGATGTACACAGCGAGGCATGCCAGCGCTTTTTTCGCGAGGGCTGTACAATTTCCTTCACTAAAATTCTCACCGATGACGCCGTCAATAGTTGGAAGCCTCACATCCATAATTGCATTAACGCAAATTGCGAAAGATTGATTGAACTGTGTGTTCTAAAGCTGGATCAAGATTGGTTTCCACTTCTTGACTTACTTGCTATGGTGTTTAATCCGAACAATAAATTTCACACTTTCAATGCAGCTAGAATTTCCGAATCCGTACCACCTGGCTCTAGTAATATTCCGGATGAAGAACTTTACGCCCGACCACCACCCGATCCAAGAAATCCTCGTGGTTGGCTCGTTGATCTTATCAATAG aTTTGGTAACTTGGGTGGTttcgatattttattgtcaagaTTTCAAAGCGGGCGTAATCTCACTATTCCTGTAATATACGCATTGCTACGGCCATTTGGTCTCTGTTATGAACTGCTGACCGTTCatacgataattaaatatctaatgCCCATAACT gaTATAGTGCCTGTAATATTGGACGAACTTACGGATGAAGAGCTAAAAAAAGAAGCAAAAAACGAGTCTAAAAATGACGCTATTTCGGCCATTATAAAAGCcatgaaaaatttagtatCACGTGTACCGCACCAAGAAGTTATGATAAGAAATTTAGAAGTATTAAGACTGAAAATGATTTTAAGACTTTTgcaaatttcatcatttaacGGTAAAATGAATGCACTCAATGAagttaataaagttataacaAGTGTTAGTTATTATCCGCATCGTAATCCAACGCTCGAGGACGAGGAGTGGTTAACCGCAGAGCGTATGGCTAAGTGGATAAAGGACAATGACGTGTTGGAAATAGTACTACGGGATTCATTGCACCAGCCTCAGTACGTCGAGAAGTTGGAGAAAATTTTGCGATTCATTATCAAGGAACGTACATTGACACTTGAAGATCTTGACGCCGTGTGGGCTGCGCAGGCAGGAAAGCACGAagcaattgttaaaaatattcacgaTCTACTTGCTAAGCTAGCGTGGGACTTCAGTCCCGAGCAGCTGGACCACCTCTTCGAGTGTTTCCAAACAAGCTGGAAGACGGCGAATAAAAAACAACGAGAAAAACTACTGGAGCTGATACGCCGATTGGCCGAAGATGACAAAGACGGCGTAATGGCACACAAAGTATTGACTTTGTTTTGGAATCTAGCCCACTCAGACGAAGTACCAACAGAAATAATGGACCAGGCATTAAATGCTCATGTTAAAATATTAGATTACTCGTGTTCGCAAGACCGCGATGCGCAAAAAACAGTATGGCTCGACAAGTGCGTCGAAGAATTAAAGAGCGGCGACAAATGGGCGCTACCGGCATTGAAACAAATACGTGAAATTTGTACTTTGTACGAACCAAATCCAAATATGGGAAGTAATCAACGCAGTCATCACGTTTATTATCGCCAAGAAGTTATTGATCGTCTGCAAAATCAACACAGTGTTGTCATACTTGTGACAAATAgtttaacaaattatatgGATAAAGTTAGACAGCTTGTCAAAGACAATCCTGACATCGACGCTATGACATTTATGCCCGACGGACGGTATAATCACATTATTCAAGTACAGGAGagacttaattttttacgttTCTTACTTAAAGACGGGCAGCTGTGGCTCTGCGCTGAGCAGGCGAAACAAATTTGGCAGTGTCTGGCCGAACAAGCCGTGTTCGTGTCTGACAGAGAAGCCTGTTTCAAATGGTTCTCAAAATTGATGGGCGAAGAACCAGATCTTGACCCAGCGATAAacaaagatttttttgaaaacaatattcTGCAGCTTGATCCAACTTTACTGACCGAAAGCGGTATCAAATGCTACGAACGTTTCTTCAAAGCTGTTAATTCTAAAGAAGGAAGATTGAAGACCAAGCGCCGCACGTATTTGATGGACGACGTTGATTTAATCGGTAGCGATTACTTGTGGCGAGTTGTCACAAATAGTCCGGAAGAAATAGCGTGTCGGGGTATTGAACTTCTGAAGGAAGTAAACACAAATTTAGGACCAAAGTTACAGTCAACTGTACTGAGTTTCCATGAAACTTTTATTGCTGAATGTATGGATAGACTAAAAGCTCACTATGACACTGTGTCCATTTTAACGGGAGATTGcgctgatgataaaaataaaactaaggATGAAAAAGAGTACAACAAAATAACAATGGAGGCATTGAAAATGTGTCGTGTTATGAGAGTACTGCAAGAATATATCAATGAATGTGATACAGCATTTCCAGTTGAACGTAAAATATTGCCACTGCATCGTGCTGCTCGTGGTAAACATTTGTCATTGATAATACGTTTTATAAGTCCTGGTAGGAATATCGATGACATTGATGTTTACACACACAGCAATGATACTTTGGCATCATTGAGACGTCAAATATTGCGGCGAATAAAAGCAAACGGTACAAATGTTAAATTAGATTTGTATATCAACGGGGAATCGTTGGATCAAGCTGACGATCGTAAGTTACTGTCACAGATACCTCTGAGAGATAAAATGTTGCTGTCGGCAAAGCTGAGCCAAATGCACAGCAACATTCCCAGCTCGCCGGACAGCAGCTCCGACAGCTCGACAAGTTCTCCGCATCATCCTTACGACGGTCCTAATCTTGAAGCGGAGAACAGTTTGCCGGGGGTTGTCATGTCTCAGCGCCCGCACTACGTCACATTTTTCTTTCAACTCGCCGACCTGGGTTGTACTCTCAAGCATTCTCAGCTTCGTGACGCAGCTCGCAATCTTCTGCAACTGGTCCCGCCAGACACACTGACAGTAGCGCGGCTGCAGTGGCTCTTCGGTCATTATAAAGAAGAAGAGGGAACTGTTAACCAGCACTGCAACGAACAAAACACCAGTGTCGATACTCTGTTCTTTGCAGCGAGTCCTAATCAAGTTCTGTACAATCTTGAGGTACTCTACACGTTATTGATGCCAGCATTAGATCCCACATCCGAAAAGGCCTTTGAATttcagtataattttataaaaagtggAGAAGCTGGGGTTATACTAGACATGCtgacgaaaaataaatttttacctaaCGCTGATGAGACAACAAAACGCTCGGCGTATTTaactgttttaaaattatgtaaattattattgactgtTGTGGGTAATGTTGTGGCATTTGTGTTAGACGACATGCAGCAATCAGACAATCATGATACTCATTACCACAATAACCGTggttttattgtcattttaaaGCAGGCATTGCAGAATGTACCCAATCAAAACACCGAATACATGTTGCGCAGTGTTGCTACCAAGTTGACCCAACATCTGGTCAATCAAATGCCACCAGGTGGTACTGAGTCTGACCGTTGCTGTCAAATGTTCATGCAGGCggttaattttgaattaccaGACATGGCGACAATTCGTgccataataaaaatagccTGGGCAGCGTCAActggtaatttaaataacgttGATGCATCAACAGAAGTACTTCATACGATGCACGAAGCTAATCAAAGAGAACCACGTCCAATAGAAGCCACTGACATCTTAGTGTGTAAAGAAGCACTTGAAGTACTGACAATAGCTCTAGTTCTAAATCCAACTGCCTTGACAAATTTAACACGTGACAAAATGTGGCACACATTTTTAACAGACCTCGTGCTGGTGAGCACGTCCAGGATAGTGAGAATGGCCGCTGCTGAACAATTTTTACTTATCTCCACGTACTGCAGCAATAATCAGTCATTTCAATTGAActtgatgattttatttagcGTTCTTAATTCAACCGTTACCGAAAACGCACGTCAGAGTCAAGAATACTTTCAACTTTTGTGCAGACTACTTAATTATGCTCACATCTCGTCCTGTCCATTGCCCTCTGCCGAGGCTCTGCTCAACATCGAGATCGCCTGGTTGAAAAAAGTGCGCGATAATGTTATCGAGACCGGCGAGACTCAAGTCGAGGACGCGCTTCTCGAGGGTCACCTGAGTTTCACAAAAGAACTTCTGGCTTTTTTACCGAGCTCTAAAAAATACGAGCTTGGCTCTGATGAAAAACGCGGGGGTACTTTGATAAAGGAGCTggttaatgattttatttttcccgcctCACGTTTAATGCTGCAGTTACGCAGCACCGGAGAATTGTCATCCCCCCAAGCGAGTCCTGTGTGCACGACACCGCAGTCAACCAGCGCGGCGTTTGATCTTCTCGTTGGTTTGTGTGTAGGTTGTGTCCCTAATATGAAACTTCTAGTCACAATGCTAACAGATATGTTTTATTCGGAGCGAGACGAGCCACTTGAAGAGTGGGATTACTTACCACCGGTTGGACCACGACCACTGAAGGGTTTCGTCGGTTTAAAAAATGCCGGGGCCACTTGTTACATGAATTCTGTTTTGCAGCAGCTGTATATGGTCGAGAGTATTAGGGTTGGGCTGCTGACAGCCGAAGGAGCTGCCACTGATTTGAATGAAGACTTCTCGGGTGAGGAACGTGTCGATGGTGAACAGACTATCGAAGCGAGTGATAATGACACTAATGAAGAAAAGTGCGGCGTCGATGAGTCGCGTAAAGAATACAACATTGGTATTTTGAAACAGGTACAAGCAATATTCGGACACTTGGCGTACAGCAAGTTGCAGTACTACATACCTCGTGGTTTGTGGAAACATTTTAAGTTACAAGGTGAACCGGTTAATTTAAGAGAGCAACAGGATGccgttgaattttttatgagcttagTCGAGAGTCTGGACGAAGCTCTGAAGGCTCTGGGCCACGAACAAATAATGGGAAAAATTCTCGGTGGGTCTTACAGTGATCAGAAAATATGCAAAGGTTGTCCTCACAGGTATTCAAAAGAGGAACCTTTCAGTGTTATTAGTGTAGATATTCGCAACCACAGCAACCTGCTCGATTCTTTAGAGCAGTATGTCAAGGGCGAGCTTTTGGAAGGAGCGGATGCCTATCACTGCGACAAGTGCAACAAAAAAGTTGTTACTGTAAAACGTCTGTGTGTTAAAAAACTCCCGCCTGTGTTGGCTATTCAACTGAAACGTTTTGAATACGATTTTGAACGAGTCTgtgcaattaaatttaacgattACTTTGAATTCCCGAGGGATTTAGACATGGAGCCTTACACTGTTAGCGGGCTTGCTAAACTCGAAGGGGAAGTTATTGACTGTGATTACGAGGAAATTAACAAAGGGACTTGTACAAAGTATCAGCTTACTGGTATTGTTGTTCACAGTGGTCAGGCTAGCGGTGGTCActattattcttatattttacaCAGACAAAATGACGGTACTGCCAAGTGGTATAAATTTGATGATGGAGATGTAATTGAATGTAAAATGGAAGAGGAAGAGGAAATGAAAACCCAGTGCTTTGGTGGTGACTATATGGGTGAAGTGTTTGATCAAATGTTAAAACGTATGAATTTCCGTCGTCAGAAAAGGTGGTGGAATGCGTACATGCTTTTCTATACGAGATTAGACGTTGAAGAAAATTCTCTTAtgaaaagttttaatgaaCTTTCATTATATACTAAATTGGGAGTAATGGAAATGCCACCGGCAATAGAACACAGTGTccgtaaacaaaatattaaatttatgcatAATAGAAATCAATTTAGTgctgaatattttcaatttatcagaaaattaGTATCGTGTAATGCACCGCATACATTAAACCGACAGAATCTCAATGACAAAATACCCGCGGAAGCTGAAGAACTGTCAATGCTGTCAGTGCAATTGGCgtcaagatttttattttacaccgGTTTCCATACAAAGAAAACGTTACGAGGTACTGCTACTGACTGGTACGACATACTGAGTCATCATTTACGTTGCAGCAAAACAGTAAGGTCTTGGTTTGCTCACAACGTGCTCTTCAATCATCCTCACAGATTCTGTGAATATTTACTGAGCTGTCAAACTACCGAAGTACGAACAgcatttatgaaaatattagtatTTCTCGCGCACTATTCTCTGCATGACGGACCATGTGTACCACCGAGTCTCAACGCGCCTTCAATTCTTCTCGACCCAACAGCAACACTGAGCGATCATTTATTGCACGCGGTATTGTCACTTCTTCATCGCGAAATATCTGATCACGGGCGACACTTGCCCCATTATTTTTCTCTGTTTCACTCGTACGCAAATCTCGGGTTGGAAGAAAAAGCTCAACTACTAAAACTCAACGTGCCAGTGACGTTTATGTTGGTCGCGATTGACGAAGGACCAGGACCGACAATTAAATATCAGTATCCTGAGTTGACGAAACTTCATCAGGTAGTCAGTATGTTGATACGTTGCTGTGACATATCATCAAGATGTCAGTCAAGTATGGCTCCATCAGGAGTTCCAGTTCTACCAAATCCTTACGGTGACCCGACGTGCCAACCCGACTACCTGATGCCTATCCAACCTCAGGCTGTTGACATTCTTTTCATACGTACAAgttacatgaaaaaattaattgaagatgCGAATGTCACTGAagatacattgaaattattgcaGTATTGCTGTTGGGAAAACCCACATCTGTCACGGACTGTCCTCAGTGAACTACTTTGGCAAATTGGGTTCGCGTATACCCATGAACTGAGACATCACATGGATCTTTTACTGTCGATGTTACTAATGGAAGACTCGTGGCAAACCCATCGTATACATAACGCACTCAAGGGTGTACCGGACGAGAGAGAGGGATTGTTTGAGACAATAATAAAGAGTAAGAACCATTACCAAAAACGCGCGTATCAGTGTATCAAATGTATGGTACAATTATTTAGCAAATGTCGACCTGCTCATCAGTTACTGTACCACAGTCCTGAATTGAAGAGAAAGTGGAACCATGCTATCGACTGGTTACAAGATGAATTAGAAAAGCGACCTTACACTTCCGCGCCACCGTACACTCATGCGTACAACAATTGGTCACCGCCGACGCAATCAAATGAATCGACAAATGGATACTTTTTGGAACGCAGTAACAGTGCTAAAAAAACGTTAGAGCGTGCCTTTGAACTTTGTCCAGAAGAAGAGCCTGAAGTTGAAGAAGTTAATGAGGAATATTATAAGCGCGGCAGTAATTCACAACAATGGGGACCTGGATCTGAacg gtatgCTGGTCAACCGGATGTTACAGGAACTCAACAAATGCAAGAAGAAAGtgaacaacagcagcaacagcaacaacaacaacaacaacaaccacAAGAAAAACAACAACCAACACCATCACCTGTTCATATACCTCACGTGAGTCAAGTACCGAACTCTCAAAACCCAGAGTCACCGCAAAACAATAGTCAGGATCCATAA
- the LOC103571077 gene encoding N-acetylgalactosaminyltransferase 6: protein MKRNVISLIKFLFVATFAVLLTIVVFRYVRGPRISLTGSPHSLNLFDGDKASNPNGQLEEKIDWHDYKKIKEDSERVGIGEQGKPAILSPTKRLIEEKLYKVNGFNAALSDDISLNRSVPDIRHPDCKKKKYLKKLNSVSVIVSFHNEHFTTLLRTCWSVINRSPAELLEEIILVDDASTKVELKDKLDNYIANNLPKVSVIRLPQRSGLIRGRLAGAKKARAKILVFLDSHTEANVNWLPPLIEPITKDYKTCVCPFIDVIAFDTFEYRAQDEGARGAFDWELYYKRLPLLPENLANPSEPFKSPVMAGGLFAISAQFFWELGGYDPGLDIWGGEQYELSFKIWQCGGQMFDAPCSRVAHIYRKFAPFPNPGRGDFLGKNYKRVAQVWMDEYAEYIYKRRPHLRNLDPGDLTVQKALRDKLKCKPFKWFMENIAFDLVDTYPPIEPEDFALGEIRNMGVPELCLDAKRKAKNEAVVVDLCVKDNVKVANGEQEFRLTWRKDIRPKTRTDCLDVSSGIPRAPVTLYPCHGQQGNQRWRYNVEKQWLMHGLGDRCLDTDPASKKVFVSACDASSSTQKWRIQEVNMMALNNWDNVGPKIK from the exons ATGAAGCGTAATGTAATTagcttaattaaatttttatttgttgccACGTTTGCCGTATTACTGACAATTGTCGTGTTCCGTTATGTACGTGGACCCCGAATTTCACTCACTGGATCTCCACATTccctaaatttatttgacggAGACAAAGCATCAAATCCTaat GGTCAACTGGAAGAGAAAATTGATTGGCatgactacaaaaaaattaaagaggaTTCTGAGAGAGTGGGGATCGGCGAGCAGGGAAAGCCAGCAATTTTATCACCAACAAAACGGCtaatagaagaaaaattatataaagtaaatGGTTTCAATGCTGCGCTGAGCGACGATATTTCTCTGAATCGTTCTGTTCCCGACATACGTCACCCCGATtgtaaaaagaagaaatatttaaagaaattaaactCAGTATCTGTGATAGTATCATTCCACAATGAACACTTTACAACATTACTGCGTACATGTTGGAGTGTCATCAACAGATCACCAGCAGAATTGCTTGAAGAGATAATTCTGGTTGATGATGCAAGTACAAAAGTTGAGCTAAAAGACAAACTCGATAATTATATAGCTAATAATCTTCCAAAGGTTTCGGTGATAAGGCTGCCGCAGAGATCCGGTCTGATACGAGGTAGACTAGCCGGTGCTAAGAAAGCGCGggctaaaattttagtttttctcgACTCACATACAGAGGCTAATGTTAACTGGCTCCCGCCACTCATAGAACCCATCACCAAGGACTATAAGACATGCGTGTGTCCATTTATAGACGTAATTGCATTCGATACCTTCGAATACCGGGCGCAAGATGAGGGCGCACGTGGTGCATTTGACTGGGAGCTCTACTACAAGAGGCTGCCGTTGCTGCCAGAAAATTTGGCAAATCCTTCGGAGCCTTTCAAGAGCCCGGTGATGGCTGGCGGACTGTTTGCCATCAGCGCCCAATTCTTCTGGGAACTCGGCGGGTACGACCCGGGTCTTGACATCTGGGGTGGCGAGCAGTACGAGCTGTCTTTCAAAATATGGCAGTGCGGTGGGCAAATGTTTGACGCGCCTTGTTCTAGAGTCGCTCATATTTACAGAAAGTTCGCGCCCTTTCCTAATCCAGGACGCGGTGACTTTCtgggaaaaaattacaaacgaGTGGCGCAGGTTTGGATGGACGAGTACGCGGAGTATATTTACAAACGACGTCCTCATTTGAGGAACCTCGACCCTGGTGATTTGACAGTACAAAAAGCTTTGAGGGATAAGCTTAAGTGTAAACCCTTCAAGTGGTTTATGGAGAATATTGCTTTTGATCTAGTAGATACATATCCGCCGATAGAACCTGAAGACTTTGCGCTTGGAGAGATAAGAAACATGGGAGTGCCGGAGCTCTGCTTGGACGCCAAGCGCAAGGCCAAGAATGAAGCCGTCGTCGTTGATCTCTGCGTCAAGGACAATGTGAAGGTCGCCAATGGAGAGCAGGAGTTCAGGTTGACTTGGAGAAAAGACATACGTCCGAAGACCAGGACCGATTGCTTGGATGTTTCTAGTGGAATTCCTCGAGCTCCGGTTACTCTGTACCCCTGTCATGGGCAACAGGGTAATCAGCGCTGGCGTTACAACGTCGAGAAGCAGTGGCTGATGCACGGACTGGGTGACAGGTGTCTTGACACCGATCCTGCtagtaaaaaagtatttgtatCAGCCTGCGATGCTTCGTCGTCTACCCAGAAGTGGAGGATCCAAGAGGTCAACATGATGGCTCTCAATAACTGGGACAACGTCggtccaaaaataaaataa
- the LOC103571076 gene encoding uncharacterized protein LOC103571076 isoform X1, with the protein MSEFVSIDDYEKSAANILAQSVKDYYTSGAGDEFTLKWNRDAFKKYRIRPRVLTDVSKCDISTWVLGEKIAMPLGIAPTAMQRMAHPDGECANAKAAEYMKTIFIQSTISTSSIEEINKAAPKAIKWFQLYIYCDRQVTINLIRRAEKAGYKAIVLTVDTPFFGTRRRDVKNKFTLPKHLKLANFDGHLSDKINYTDSGSGLNEYVVNLFDDSLSWNDVDWLKSVTNLPIILKGILRADDAVVAREKGVQGIIVSNHGARQLDEVAASIEALPEIVKAVGDTIDVYLDGGIRQGTDVFKALALGAKMVFFGRPMLWGLTHGGEKGAIEVLKLIKEDIRQTLALAGCRSVNEVTRDMIIHESHYSRL; encoded by the exons atgagtgAATTTGTTAGTATTGATGATTACGAAAAATCAGCAGCTAATATTTTGGCCCAGTCAGTGAAAGATTATTACACAAGTGGTGCAGGAGATGAATTTACTTTGAAGTGGAATAGAGATGCGTTTAAAAA gtACCGAATAAGACCACGAGTACTGACAGATGTATCAAAATGTGATATAAGTACATGGGTACTCGGTGAAAAAATTGCCATGCCTTTAGGAATAGCGCCTACTGCAATGCAACGGATGGCTCATCCAGACGGCGAGTGTGCGAATGCTAAAg ctgctgaatatatgaaaacaatttttatacagTCAACAATATCAACTAGCagtattgaagaaataaaCAAAGCTGCACCAAAGGCAATTAAATGGTTTCAATTGTACATATACTGCGACCGCCAAGTAACGATAAATCTGATAAGACGGGCTGAAAAAGCCGGTTACAAGGCTATTGTTCTTACTGTTGATACTCCGTTCTTTGGTACCAGGCGTCGTGacgtaaaaaacaaatttacatTACCAAAACATTTGAAACTAGCTAATTTCGATGGTCATTTGtcggataaaataaattacactgaCTCAGGGTCTGGTTTAAATGAATACGTCGTCAATTTATTTGACGATTCACTGTCTTGGAATGATGTCGACTGGCTCAAAag tgtCACCAACTtaccgattattttaaaaggaaTCTTGAGAGCTGATGACGCAGTAGTGGCTCGGGAAAAAGGAGTCCAAGGGATCATTGTTTCAAATCATGGTGCCAGGCAACTTGACGAAGTCGCCGCATCG ATTGAAGCGCTGCCTGAAATTGTCAAAGCTGTTGGTGATACAATTGATGTTTATTTAGATGGTGGGATCAGACAAGGAACTGATGTCTTCAAAGCTTTAGCTCTAGGTGCTAAAATG gTATTTTTCGGAAGACCAATGCTCTGGGGACTAACACACGGTGGCGAAAAAGGAGCGATAGAAGTTCTGAAACTAATAAAAGAAGATATAAGACAGACTCTAGCATTAGCCG GCTGTCGATCTGTCAATGAAGTAACCAGAGATATGATAATCCACGAGTCACATTACAGTCGTctgtaa